The window aggaatggaggaggtctttatcctagtgagattgctaaggcgaacaccgccatgtttagttttgcccaacctaggtcgaggcacagacacggtctcaatggggatagctgagctgactacactgactgtgctagtggcagactccactatgctggcaggctggctaacagcctgctgcctggcctgcaccctatttcattgtggagctagaggagttagagccctgtctatgttggtagataagatgagagcacccctccagctaggatggagtccgtcactcctcagcaggtcaggcttggtcctgtttgtgggtgagtcccagaaagagggccaattatctacaaattctatcttttgggaggggcagaaaaccgttttcaaccagcgattgagttgtgagactctgctgtagagctcatcactccccctaactggcagggggccagagacaattactcgatgccgacacatctttctagctgatatgcacgcagaagctatgttgcgcttggtgatctctgactgtttcatcctaacatcgttggtgccgacgtggataacaatatctctatactctctacactcgccagttttagctttagccagcaccatcttcagattagccttaacgtcggtagccctgcccccgggtaaacagtgtatgatcgctggatgattcgctttaagtctaatactgcgggtaatggagtcgccaatgactagagttttcaatttgtcagagctaatggtgggaagcttcggcgtctcagaccccataACGGGAGgactagagaccagagaagactcggcctctgacaccgacccgctgcttaatggggaaaaccggttgaaagtttctgtcggctgaatgagcgacagcggttgagctttcctacagcatttccttccagaaaccgtgagaaagttgctgcggggactgtgccaggggatttatactactatctgtacttactggtgcacagacactgtttcatcctttcctacactgaaatgacccttgcctaacgattgcgtctgaagctgggcttgcagtacagctatcctcgccgtaaggcgagcacagcggctgcaattagaaggaaTCATgataatgttactacttagcttcgtcTGTTGggggtcctgacgaatcgtgtccagataaagcgtccggagtgaaaaagttgaggaaaaaataaataaatatatgaactgtaattaaaaagtgaaaaccgtaaaattgtcaggtagcaaaataggttggcaacaaaatgcatagcaattcgaaaacaagcctgcaagttgtgaccggaaatgacacAGTACACAGTAAACCATGTgttctcaaccacactgcacactgccctaacccatctggacaagaggaataactatgtgagaatgctgttcatcgactacagctcggcatttaacaccatagtgccctccaagctcgtcatcaagctcgagaccctgggtcttgaccccgccctgtgcaactgggtactggccttcctgacgggccgcccccaggtggtgagggtaggcaacaacatctccaccccgctgatcctcaacactggggccccacaaggtacgttctgagccctctcctgtagtccctgttcacccacgactgcgtggccacgcacgcctccaactcaatcatcaagtttgcggacgacacaacagtggtaggcttgattaccaacaacgacgagacggcctacagggaggaggtgagggccctcggagtgtggtgtcaggaaaataacttcacactcaacgtcaacaaaactaaggagatgattgtggactttaggaaacagcagagggatcacccccctatccacatcgatggaacagtagtggagagagtagtaaagttttaagttcctcggcgtacacatcacagacaaactgaattggtccacccacacaggcagcatcgtgaagaaggtggagcagcgcctcttcaacctcaggaggctgaagaaatttggctggtcaccaaaagcactcacaaacttctacagatgcacaatcgagagcctcctgtcgggctgtatcaccgcctggtacggcaactgctccgcccacaaccgtaaggctctccagagggtagtgaggtctgcacaacgcatcaccgggggcaaactacctgccctccaggacacctacaccacccgatgtcacaggaaggccataaagatcatcaaggacaacaaccacacgagccactgcctgttcaccccgctatcatccagaaggcgaggtcagtacaggtgcatcaaagctgggaccgagagactgacaaacagcttctatctcaaggccatcagactgttaaacagccaccactaacattgagtggcggctgccaacacactgactcaactccagccactttaataatgggaattgatgggaaataatgtaaaatatatcactagccactttaaacaatgctacctaatataatgtttacataccctacattattcatctcatatgtatacgtatatactgtactctatatcatctactgcatccttatgtaatacatgtatcactagccactttaactatgccactttgtttacatactcatctcatatgtatatactgcactcaataccatctactgtatcttgcctatgccgctctgtaccatcactcattcatatatcttatgtacatattctttatccccttacacttgtgtctataaggtagtagttttggaattgttagctagattacttgttggttattactgcattgtcagaactagaagcacaagcatttcgctacacttgcattaacatctgctagccatgtgtatgtgacaaataaaatttgatttgaaaagtgtCGGGTGTGTCTTTCTTTCTCCAACACAttaccatcccctccctccctccctccctcagtgttGTGACCTGGGGTACCATTCCAGTCTGAGTCGTGCGTTGAAGACCTACCTGTCTGCAGAGCTGAGTCTGGAGGCCTCCAGGCGGACAGGGTTGGAGGTACTGGAGGGGGCCGTAGAGGGCCTGGATCCTGCCCGAGACAGGCAGCGCCTGCTGGGCCTCTACCCCACTGCCTTCTGCCCCCCGCCACGCTTCAGCTTCCAGCCCCACATGGGGGACCCCGTGAGTGCGCAACAGTGCAAAAACACACAAGCACGGATTCACACACAGACGTACCCCCCCCCCCGTGGGTGCccggtcatgctgtgtgttgttcCTGTTTCCTGTCAGGTGACCCAGATAGCCGCCCAGCCACAGGTGCAGGCAGAGCTCACATCTAGGCTGCAGCAGCTCCAGTCACGCCTCTCCACCCTGAAGATAGAAAACgaggaggtgagagacagacaTTTATCACACAGTCAAATGTACTTCAGTTTCCCAGTGTGCTTTGCTGGAGAGGTGATACCAGACATGTACAGTTTCCCAGTGTGCTGTGTTGTCGTTTGGTTGACTCTCTGACCACATGCTGcgggacggaggagagggagattgGGTTGGAGTGATTTTGTGACAGAGGTAGACTTATAAATAAACCATTTTTGTACCCTGAAGCTAGAGCTTTTGTTTGGTTATTTATAGTGTGTTTTTGGTGTGTGTATTACTGTTGAGAAGATTATATATGCAATTGCTGTGGAATGGGAGGGCAGCTGTTATCTAACCCTGAAGGGCACAGAAGTGCTGATGAAGACTGGAGTAATGAGCTGCATCTGCATgtctcagcacacacacacacacacgcacacaccgtaATTACCATACACAAATAAACACTCTCACACACCACCTGCACCATACAGATTTAAGATGTGCACACACGCTCGCTCAAACCTCATATCCAcaagacatgaacacacacatacaccacacatcCTCTGTGAGCGACTACTTTGGTCTAACTCTATTtacccgcaggtgaagaagacgTCGGGGGCCACTCTCACCACCCTCCAGGACATGTCAGTGCTGGATGACTATGACGTTTCCCAGAGTTTCACCCACAGTCCCTCTTCAGAGTCTGTCAAGTCCAGCGTGTCGGACGGCTACCTAAACAAACCCAGCCTCGCCAAGCGCCGTGCCAACCAACAGGAGACGGAGTTCTTCTACTTCACGGTGAGACACtcactcagagacagacacacacacacacacacacacacacacacacacacacacacacacacacacaggctagttGATGTCGACAGTTAGGTAAATATACAGTTAATAAACGCCCCCCATGTGCTTCTGTCGGTGGTCCACAGAAGTTCCGTGAGTATCTGGAGGGCAGTAATCTGATCTCCAAACTACAGGCCAAGCACGACCTGCTGAAGAAAGCCATGGCCGAGGGTAAGAGACCTCACGCTCGCTCTTGCTTTCTCGATTCTTTCTCACGGCctaccctctttctttctctgtctctctcgttctctttgtTAGCCTGATTCACGCTGGGCTCTCGTTTTTGTTTCACTTGAACCCGTGTAGTGAAACAGAATGTGAGCTTGCGATATCAGGGTGGTCAAACAAGGCTATCTTTTTGTAACTAccatctctctcactgcctctttTATATGGCTGAGAAATATACCTTATGTGCTAATGCCCTCCCTTTCTGACAATTAAAAAAAaactgccctctctctgtctgcctgtgtctttCATGTCTCTCCAGGGCATATAGCAGACACGCTGACCACCAGGTATAGCTCTTAAACATGTTATTGACTGAAGCACTGTTCTATCCGTTTCTATATTTTAAATTGTCTCACCTCTCGTCTTAGTTTTAATTTGCAGAGCTCTGAGTCACtgttgtctctgtttctctccctagCCGTGGACGAAAGAACTCCCATAGCAATCACCAGGTAATGTTTCCACTGTTCCTCCCACTgcttatgtgtgtctgtgtgtggttggcCTCTGGCTGCTTAATTGCCTGGATGTGTTTTTTAGGACTCGACTAAAGCCATTCCTCTGCTGGTGGAGAGCTGCATTCGTTACATCAACCTCCATGGTGAGTCCGACTGTTGAAAACAACATGGTGGATCCTCCCCTTAGCCAATTTggaggctaggggttaggagccAAGTCCTTTTCAAGTTCCTCTGATGTGTACTGACACATGATTAGACTCTCATAACCGCCTCCCATCTCCTTCAGGTCTTCAGCACCAGGGCATATTCCGTGTGTCCGGGTCGCAGGTGGAGGTCAACGACATCAAGAACTCAtttgagagaggtgagaggtcactgtGAGGTCATCATACTTGTGCTTCCAGGTCAGGGGAAAGGAAACTAACCATGTCCGTCTCTCTGTTGCCAAGGTAACGACCCCCTGATTGACGAGGAGAATAACCATGACATCAACTCGGTGGCCGGTGTGCTGAAGCTCTACTTCCGGGGGCTGGAGAACCCCCTCTTTCCCAAGGAAAGGTTCAACGACCTCATTTCCTGTGTCCGTGAGTAGCAATTCTTTCCTCTAGGGTGTGGGAGGTGGctggacaggaggacaggggtcACTGTTTTAAAGGTGGGAGtggtgttgtttttgtgtgtatgCAATTAGTTTGTGTTTGTAAAAAGCATCAGCTGTGAAGGTTTTGTGATTTACCATGAATGCAGCTGACATTTGGACAGCTCTAACACGCAATGTGTTGTAAAAATGACCTTTTCACCAGTCGATACGGCCCTTAATTCAAAAGTATTTAAAATGCAACAGATTCCAATTGCTTTACATGCTTCACATAAATGCACTGTTTGTTTTAGGTCTCCATAAATGATCAGCGCCTGTTCATTGACAAAAAGAGACGTTTTGAAATGCAGTAATATAAAGTCTTATGAGTAATACATTTCATTTTGGCACTGTCAAAATGGGTCCCGCTatccctctgtccctgtatctctctatctctctcttcctcccacacaCGTCTCCAATGCCATGTCTGTCtttctgaaacacacacagagagctagctgcctctctctctgggctgcttatatttcaggatgtttcAGGATTACACTTCATGAGTTCCTGGGAATattactgactgtgtgtgtgtgtgtgtgtgtgtgtgtgtgtgtgtgtgtgtgtgtgtgtgtgtgtgtgtgtgtgtgtgtgtgtgtgtgtgtgtgtgtgtgtgtgtgtgtgtgtgtgtgtgtgtgtgtgtgtgtgtgtgtgtgtgttcccacagGTATAGAGAGCCTGTATGACAGAGCTCAGTGTATTCGTAAGATTCTACTGGGTGTTCCACGGGCGACTCTGGTCGTGAATAGATACCTGTTTGCCTTCCTCAACCAGTGAGTGTCTGTATGCTAACACAGAACCACACATGAACCACGTCTGGGCTAATCTAGAATCCACATATCCACACAGAAGCAGTACTGGGTTCGACTAGAACACATACAACCACACAGAACCAGGTCTGGGTTAGTCTAGAACATATAGAACCAAGCTGAACTAGATCTGGGCTCGTTAAGAGCACACAGAACCAGGTCTGGGGCTAGTATAGAACCCAGAGAACCACACAGAACCAGTACTGGGTTAGTCGAGAGTACACAGAACCAGGTCTGGGCTAGTACAGAACCCAGAGAACCACACGGAACCAGTACTGGGTTAGTCTAGAGCACACTGAACCACACAGAACCAGTACTGGGTTAGTCGAGAGCACAGAACCAGGTCTGGACTAGTATAGAACCCAGAGAACCACACAGAACCAGTACTGTGTTAGTCTAGAGCACACTGAACCACACAGAACCAGTACTGGGTTAGTCGAGAACACCCAGAACCAGGTCTGGGCTAGTGTTGAACACACAGAACCAGTATTGGGTTAGTCGAGAACATGTAGGTCTGTGGTAGTCTAGATCACACAGAACCACATACAACACGGTCTGTCTATTTGGCTGAACACAATGTCTCATCTCTGCAGCTCCAAATAGAGATGGAGCAGGAAGTGTGAAcgtgaggagagagtgagaagtgTGAGGTGCAGGTGTGATCTACCACAGCAGAGTCTGAATGTTAGATTGCAGAGTGTTAGATTGCAGTATTCGGTATGAGTATGATGAACATTCCGTATACTTCTGTTTGTATCCTGGAGTTAGTGTTTTACTTCCTGCCTGGTCATGTGATGTGGTGTTTAAGTAGTAACATTTTGCCCTGTGCCCCCTGCCCAGCTTATCCCAGTACAGCGATGAGAACATGATGGATGCTGGGAATCTGGCCATCGTCTTCGGCCCCACCCTGCTGCCCACGCCCGACGCCCTGGACCAGGTGGCATGCCAGGCGCATGTTAATGAGGTCATCAAGACGGTCATCCTGCACCACGACAACATCTTCCCCGACCCCCCGGAGCTGCCTGGGCCCATCTATGAGAAGTGCATGACCGGAGACCAGTACTGGTGAGACAGATGGACTATACTGTATACTCCAGCCTTGCAACCAACCTTCTGTTCATCATTTTGTGAATTACCAAGGGGGCCTGGTTCTAGCAAGTCTGTCTAATATTGCTGACTGTTGCAGTTATGGTGCTTACATTCCCTTTTtcatcctttctctcccttcacacccaaactctctttctctccctttatcCTCTCCAGCGAGAGTCCGTTCAGCGAGCCGGGTGGGGAGGCGGAGCCTGATGGCGGCACAGAGACTCAGACCAGTGAGGAGGGTAcgctctgacctctgacctctgcacAATCACCCAGTGGGCTTCTCTCTCTTATCCACCAATGGATAGAGAGCTGTCTCCATGGCAACAGCTAGCATAgagactcccctctctccctctgtcgtctTTCGCTGTGTGCAGTGTGTGATTCCCATTGTAAGGGGGAGGCGGTGGGGTGATGGCTAGCTAAGACTCTTATTCTCTGATTTCTCTTTCGCGTCCCCCTCGTTCCTCATTGGCTGAGCTCGGAAGGTCAAGCCGGGGACATTAGTGATTGACAGGTCCCCCTCGATCATACGATTTGGctcttatctctctgtccttCTGCCTCCCGCttcccgccccctctctctctccatttctatctttctctcttcctctctctctgtctctcagagggGGAAGCAGTAGAGGCAGTGGCCAGGTTTGACTATACGGGCCGGTCGGGGCGGGAGCTCTCCTTTAAGAAGGGAGTGACCCTGCAGCTGTTCCAGCGTGCATCACATGACTGGTGGGAGGGGCGACTCAACGGCACCCATGGCCTGGTGCCTCACCAGTACATAACACTGAAGGACAGGCAAGTACACGGCTACAGCATAGCTAGCGCATAGCATACACGCTAAGTGACACGGCCATGCCAAGAGAACATGTCTGTAAAATATGCCTACAGCGGCATCCCATTGTGGATTGTTATCAAATTAACTGTTGAATGAAAATGTACATGCTCAACTCCTTTTTACTGTATCAAAGGAACTGCCTCTTTGACTCTTTAAACATATTTTGGgggattgattgactgactgaattGATTGATGACCTAAGTTattaattcaattgattggcgTTAACAATTACTGGCCACTGGTATTGGTTGACTAACTGATCATTTGTCTGATTTGTTAGTGCCTTGATTGGTTGGGTAACAGGTTCTGTTTAACACTGGTTAGTTGGTAAGAGGTGCGGTGTGTTGTTTCAGGCCCGACTCTGCATCAACAGTGGACAGTGACAGTGGGAGCACTAGCAATGATGACAAGAGAGCTAGAAGTGAGCTGAGCTCTCCTACTGACAGACAGCCTGAGACCTACAACAGGTCAGTAGTTAGATCGCCAGAGACCaacaacaggtcagtagttaGATcgccagagacctacaacagtaTAGTAGTTAGATcgccagagacctacaacagttTAGTAGTTAGATCGACAGAGACCAACAACAGGTCAGTAGTTTGATCGCCAGAGACCAACAACAGGTCAGTAGTTTGATCGCCAGAGACCAACAACAGGTCAGTAGTTTGATcgccagagacctacaacaggtCAGTAGTTAGATcgccagagacctacaacagttTAGTAGTTAGATcgccagagacctacaacagttTAGTAGTTAGATcgccagagacctacaacaggtCAGTAGTTAAATCGGCAGAGACCTACAACAGGTCAGTAGTTAGATCGCCAGAGACCAACAACAGGTCAGTAGTTTGATcgccagagacctacaacaggtCAGTCGTTAGATC of the Oncorhynchus gorbuscha isolate QuinsamMale2020 ecotype Even-year linkage group LG25, OgorEven_v1.0, whole genome shotgun sequence genome contains:
- the LOC124014603 gene encoding SLIT-ROBO Rho GTPase-activating protein 1-like, producing the protein MSNLVRSKKDKEIIAEYESQVKDVRAQLVEQQRCLEQQTEMRVQLLQDLQDFFRKKAEIETEYSRNLEKLAERFMAKTRSTKDHQQYKKDQNLLSPVNCWYLLLNQVRRESKDHATLSDLYLNNVITRLTHISDDSARLLKRSKEITFQLQEDLMKLLNELYTVMKTYHMYHGETLNAETKLRDAERQVGVGKVGPGGGVEPLFGMRIEERHQRRNAARKMEKMREKRKAKYSENKLKSLKARNEYLLTMEATNSSVFKYYIHDLPDIIDCCDLGYHSSLSRALKTYLSAELSLEASRRTGLEVLEGAVEGLDPARDRQRLLGLYPTAFCPPPRFSFQPHMGDPVTQIAAQPQVQAELTSRLQQLQSRLSTLKIENEEVKKTSGATLTTLQDMSVLDDYDVSQSFTHSPSSESVKSSVSDGYLNKPSLAKRRANQQETEFFYFTKFREYLEGSNLISKLQAKHDLLKKAMAEGHIADTLTTSRGRKNSHSNHQDSTKAIPLLVESCIRYINLHGLQHQGIFRVSGSQVEVNDIKNSFERGNDPLIDEENNHDINSVAGVLKLYFRGLENPLFPKERFNDLISCVRIESLYDRAQCIRKILLGVPRATLVVNRYLFAFLNHLSQYSDENMMDAGNLAIVFGPTLLPTPDALDQVACQAHVNEVIKTVILHHDNIFPDPPELPGPIYEKCMTGDQYCESPFSEPGGEAEPDGGTETQTSEEEGEAVEAVARFDYTGRSGRELSFKKGVTLQLFQRASHDWWEGRLNGTHGLVPHQYITLKDRPDSASTVDSDSGSTSNDDKRARSELSSPTDRQPETYNSSPPQATAGTDIFRRPLGRSKDHGNGSVLERNSPPVTGHFSPRELLLGRGTGLTPPLDSPERRRRSTAAVTVTVSRHDSLRRPEDTPIRRSSSGQHGFSSRTLDPDTLAQDIEESVSVALGQLRQLERGGCRPAPDVVLDTLEQVKNSPITACSSESPSPHSTPSTPGTPGTPSPLSPLSPLIPLPGPPPAPIRSTNPSPDTLGSFKPVVGAPLRMGAPLRPPALRPKPLVPPKSNTPPLPPLLDKSCTM